The following nucleotide sequence is from Streptomyces bathyalis.
GAAGATCACCAGCAAGCTGTCCTTTCTCCAGGGCCAGCTGCGGAAGGTCGAGGAACTGCGCTCGCGGATCGACGACGTCGAGGTGCTCTTCGAGCTCGCCGGCGACGAGAACGACGACGATGCCCGCAGTGAGGCGGAGGGCGAACTGAGTTCGCTGCGCAAGTCCGTCGACGAGCTGGAGGTCCGCACGCTGCTCTCCGGCGAGTACGACCCGCGCGAGGCGGTCGTCAGCGTGCGCGCGGAGGCCGGCGGCGTCGACGCCGCGGACTTCGCCGAGCAGCTGATGCGCATGTATCTGCGCTGGAGCGAGCGCCGGGGCTACCCGACGGAGGTCTACGACACCAGCTACGCGGAGGAGGCCGGCATCAAGTCCGCGACCTTCGCGGTCAAGGCGCCGTACGCGTACGGCACGCTCTCCGTCGAGCAGGGCACGCACCGCATGGTGCGCATCTCGCCGTTCGACAATCAGGGCCGCCGTCAGACGTCCTTCGCGGGTGTCGAGGTCCTGCCCGTCGTCGAACAGGTCGACCACATCGACATCCCCGAGAACGAATTGCGGATCGACGTATTCCGTTCCTCCGGTCCGGGCGGCCAGTCGGTCAACACCACCGACTCCGCGGTCCGTATGACCCACATCCCCACGGGCATCGTCGTCTCCTGTCAGAACGAGAAGTCCCAGATCCAGAACCGCGCCGCAGCCATGCGCGTGATGCAGTCACGTCTGCTCGCCCACCGCCGTCAGGAGGAGCAGGCGAAGATGGATGCGCTCAAGGGGGACGGAGGCAACTCCTGGGGCAGCCAGATGCGTTCGTACGTCCTGCACCCGTATCAAATGGTGAAGGACTTGCGGACAGAACATGAAGTCGGCAATCCCCAAGGCGTTCTCGACGGCGATATCGACGGCTTTCTTGAAGCGGGCATCCGCTGGCGCAAGCAGCAGGAGCAGCAGGACGAAGGCTGAAGAAGTCGCCGAACGAGCCACGGCCGCATAACGATTCGGACTGTCGCCCCGAACTCTCAGTCCTGCACGGCCAATTCACACCATCCTCGCTTGACTGAGGTGTGAAAACTGGGAAAGCTGTTCGCTCGCATGCCTGTGTCAGGGGCGCGTGCGGGGGTGAGTGATCGGACAGGTTCCGTGTCCCGGCAAGAGGCTCCGCAGCCCGTCACACAGCTGCTCCATTGAAAATTGAAACTACTGGGGGTAGTTGGCCAATGATCAAATCAAAGACGCGGCTGCGTGTGGCGCGCGTTGCTGCCGGCACGGTGTTCGCCGTCGGCGCCTCGCTCACCGCTGCGGGCGCCGCGCAGGCCGCCGACACCGATACTGCCTCTGCTGCGCAGGAGGACGGCCTCGTCGGCGGCCTCCTCGGCGGCGTGATCGGTGGCGGCGACAGCGGTGGTGACACCGGTGGCGACACCGAGGGCACCACT
It contains:
- the prfB gene encoding peptide chain release factor 2, whose translation is MAIPDFPEELKSLRSTMESIEVVMDLDKMRADIASLEEQAAAPDLWDDVENAQKITSKLSFLQGQLRKVEELRSRIDDVEVLFELAGDENDDDARSEAEGELSSLRKSVDELEVRTLLSGEYDPREAVVSVRAEAGGVDAADFAEQLMRMYLRWSERRGYPTEVYDTSYAEEAGIKSATFAVKAPYAYGTLSVEQGTHRMVRISPFDNQGRRQTSFAGVEVLPVVEQVDHIDIPENELRIDVFRSSGPGGQSVNTTDSAVRMTHIPTGIVVSCQNEKSQIQNRAAAMRVMQSRLLAHRRQEEQAKMDALKGDGGNSWGSQMRSYVLHPYQMVKDLRTEHEVGNPQGVLDGDIDGFLEAGIRWRKQQEQQDEG